The Lytechinus variegatus isolate NC3 chromosome 1, Lvar_3.0, whole genome shotgun sequence nucleotide sequence ttgttcccCATTATAGCATTTCAAtccaatttcaacttttctcttTGCCAACGAACTTGAAAAAACATATTATAGAATAGGATTCGGGGAAATCCAGCTTTGGCTTTTCTGCTACCACAATATGAAGTGTTTCTCCTACGGATCAACCGTTTGAGATTTGCAAACAATCAGTCAAATCTgttttttgttcagattcaagAATTGATTGACTTGTCTGGTTTGGGGCAAAATCAGTAGAGACTGGCGCATTTTCCGTCACTGCTTGTTATCCTTAGTCCCACGTTAAGAACTTCATGAATTCTGCATGGCTGATTCTACCATGTTCGTCACCACACTCTTCAATCAActgtaagaaaagaaaaaaataaaatactttgtAATCACCAACTAGAAACCACCACACATGAAAACATCATAATATCACACATTGAAAATGAGAGGTACAAGTCAAATAAAATCATCTTTGATAAAagatgttatttaaaacatttcctcatatcaaaatatatagTTTTCTATTAGAACACCTGACTTTGAAACAAGTAGATTTGTAAAAACCTGATGGACTGTACACAACATAATGCTGAGCTATATGTCATGTCATTTGTGAAAGCTTTGGGATCCAGATAAAAGAGATACTTACCGCTTGCATGACATCATCATCTAGGGGTAGATTCTGCTTGTGGCAGGCGGCCTTGAGCTCATTCACATCAATGTTTCCTGAACGGTCACGGTCGTACTGTAAGAAGGCTTCCGTCAAGGAGGTGAAGTTGATGTAGTTGTCCTTGCGGAGTTGAGACTTGACCTCTGCTAAGAGCTGTTTCAGGTCGTTTGGCCTGGTAAATGTGACATTCAGTAAATGCTGTTATAGTATTGGACATTTGGATAATGAACAGCTAAGCTCAATAAATGTTGCTTTATTTGGAAACTcctatataaatattaaatagTTTCTTACTTGAGAGACAAGATCAAACAATTGTAGGTTACCCAAAATTGCATTTGAGTCCTCATATTCCATTTTAAAATTGATGCGCCATTGCTCGTTTTGCACAAAAGAGGAAAATCATGCACTGAAACTACAATTTTTATAAGATTACAATTTTTCTTGATACCTTTATTGGCCAGACTTACAATGtatcctaatgaaaaaaaaaaattacaataaacatttataattttcaATTGCTCTAGGCCAGATGATTACACATTTCCAATTTTCAACCCAACTCATTTCATATCAAGGTATAATTTTTGTGCACACAACTCTGCATTGGTATGTAGTAAGGATGTCACTTACGATCTCTTGACAGTCATGGGGGCGCCCTTCTGCGATGCTAACGTCGCTGGTTTGGAAGGCAGGCCCATGGACCTGGTGGCTTGGATGCTATGGATAGTCTTGTCACAGCCTGGAAAGTCTTGCTTATGGGCCTCCAGGTAGTGAAGTACGTAGTCATCGGCATCGGTTATGATGAACCGATGGCTGAACACCTCTAGACAAGAGCCAATGGTCAGGTCCTAAACAATGACAAGTAGAAAAGTTAGAAGACTTAGTTATATTTGGCAAGGAATCACACTCCACCAAGGTGCTTAATGGGTACCTGTGCTAGGGTACccaaagtcattgtagcttgtacAGTATTGTGAAAATGAAATCTTTTAAAATTATTCATAGGCCCTAAAAATCATTATTCTTAATCTTGCTTGGAAAATATATACAAGGGTATTTCATCTCCCCCTACTTGATATGATTGATTTTTcagaatttcaattaaaaaatccaacaaatttCGGAATCCACaatgcacacacacaaaaatcatGCTGTACATTGAACAAATAATGGCatataaaatttataaaaaaaaaaatcaggcttAAAATTCAAACTCTATAGTCAAAATTTGTTGTTTGACTGTGGATAACCAATTGAGCTGAAAATGTTACATGGTAATGATTCTATTTGACAGCACATTTGGTGTTCACTTCATTCAAAACTGTTTGggaatgataaataaaacagttttcttcaccatttcaGCTTGGAAATAGAACGAAATGAAAAATTGTGCAACTTTCATATTTCTTACACTTCCAGCTTTCCATAACTGAAGCCCAgatttagaccatggtttctAGTAAACCAGAGTTTAGAACATGGTTAGATAACTAGTACTAACCTGTGGGCCATAGAACAGTGGATTCTCAGGTGTTGAGCCAGGCTTGGTCACTCTCGTTCTCTCAAGGAATGTACCGCTGATGATTCCTGAGTTACGGACAGGGGGCTCAAAGATCTTGATCATATCATCTGCCAGACGATAACTGATGATGAACCGACGACCTTTGTCCTCAGGTCGCACAGAATCCTAAAAAaggagcaaaagaaaaaaaagtcaaagatCATAATCAAACAGATCAAAAGATATCGCAAGAGAAGCTGGCAAAACAGATACAAacatttaatatatatattttaatctcTGAAGTATTTCCTAAAAATCTTGTCAATTACAAAGgagtttgaaataattttttttacaactgacAAGTTTGCATGAAAAAATAGGGTGAATTGATTCTCTGAAATGCATTATATGGAATAACTCTCAGACAggtcaaaatattgaaattattcctttttcaaaacaataattgaCTTCAAGATCATCACTCATAAAGGCTTCCCAGCCCACTTGGGAAATCAGGTGAAATTATGTTTCCCTTTTCCCGTCATGCAAAAGTCAGGgaatgtaataaaaatgaaaaaaaaatcagggaaagGTCATGGAATTTTGACTGGCCCAACAGTCAGAAGTAGAAGTAGCCAACAGTGTTTCATACTGCAATTAGTTTGCTGCAATATCAAAGAAAACATGTGAAACTGGAAAGGATTTGGAATAATTATGATGGAATTTGAGATGTCATCAAGGAAATTCATggaaatttttgttttcttgaaatacCCTGCCATGTCAAATCCTCTACACACTGTATTGATGGGATGATGAACTTACCATGACGGCTTCAAATCGAAGGATCTTATGATCGTTCTCCAGCATCTTGATGAAGTCTTTCTTGGGCGGCTGGGGAACCAGAGACAGGCAGGACTGCAGGGAGTCTTCATAGGAACCAAAGCCATTGTAAGGCGGCAAGTCCTGCGTGAAAGAAtcaaaagataaaatataagATCAGCTCTTCTTTTGTGTCCATCATTGACAAGTACAACTGAATGTCAGATATTTGGCCAGAACTTGGTAATTGGCACAGCCTAGCACTTCAATGACAAGTGAATGTGCATTCATAAAAGTCTACCTACCACTGATATGTTTCTGTTTTTCATGTGTAATTCTGCAAAGACTTGTGAATGGAACCATTTGAGTAATTTGGCTATGATGTACAATGTGCAGactatgataaaaaataaatttgtaagatCCTAGAAGTTGGTGCTCCAAGGACAATATGACCTCCAAGGAAAACTTGACCTCGATGGAAAACTTGACGCGGGAAATCAATTGGAATCGTGTCTCTCGCAAAGATGGCTACGTAGTTTACCGAATCAGAATGCTGAGTTAAACATTTGGATTAAGTACTGAATTGAATACCAGCCTTAGAAATATTTGAACATTTTCAGACTCTTACCATCTTGGCGAGCTTTCTGGCTTCCATAGAAACCTGAACTGGGCCTGACTGAGAGACACCAAGCTGTTCCATGTATTGCTTTGTGAAAGCATCGGCATCGTAGATGAGGAATGGCCTGTTGTAGATGTAAACCGTCTTGCCGATGCCAAAGTCTGGAGGGCTGTACCAGTTCTTGATTTCATGGTTCGAAAGCTCCATAACCACTGCACGGAAAGAGGCTGTGAGAGAAAATATGGaagagaatgaaaaatattgaagcaTATGTATATCACAATTTATCATTTcttaatttaaaaatgcaggCAAAATGAGAATGATTCATGTGCATTGCTACATCAACACATAAAGCTAAAACAGCTTTCTTAAGccaaataaattacaaaaaagtaatCACATGAGAATCAATATTTTCCTACCCACTTTCTCCCTATGCACCCAATCAATATGTAGCTTATGTTAGGATTTCAATACAGCTATAATTCCTCCTCACATCATTTGTTCTATCAGAATCAGGCATTGCTCTGAACCCAACTaaaaatctaaaacaaaaagaaatgccAAGTCAGATTACTTGCATAAAAATTCtgcaaatttcatttcaaactgAAACTGGGAGCAGTACATAATAGCAAATCTGACACAATGCACAGCTGACTTGAGTGAAACTTACAGTCAACATTGTCACGGTCTTTTGGAACTCTTTGTTTCTTGAGGAACAGCGGGAAAGGATCTCGGCCGTCGTTGGGTTCGTGGACCTCTCTGACCTCCACTGTATCGTCTACGAGGTAGTACTGTATGATGTAAGGTCGTTGCTCACCAAACATGCTGCTTCGATCATCCCAAACACAGAAAAACCGCAGAACCTGAGGATCAAGTatgaaaattatcaaagttATCAATTTATAAGTTGAAGTGCTTACACCATTTCTGATAATTGGGGAAAACCTTGGTGTTTATAGAGTTGATCCAATTATTTCATATCTATTATTCTATCTATTTCTTtggtaaaattttcattttgctgAATGACACACTaccaataacaatgataataatgatgaagatgatgataataatagtaatgataataataatattcataaacatTCGGATAAGATCAAATGTGGCATTGAGACTTCCCACGCAGCGATACCGTACCTTCCGATCGAGTTCCAAGAACTGCTTGAGTTTGTCGAATGTACTGGGTGTGGTGAATGCCTCGATGGCAGACTTCTCCTTGCGAGACTCTGTATGGGGATCTGAAGGGGTAGGCGCAGGGGGATTCAGCTCAATCCCTTCCATTGCCATGTATTCCTACAATGAGAAGAAAACCCCAAAAACATTTAAGTGTAAagaagaaatctccatcaatATGCATACAGTAAATTGAATGGGATTGAGATTAGTTTCCCATCCAGAGCTGCCAACAATAATTGTgataagaaaaaacattttacaatttcttttaatcctatttttctttaaaattttgaaaaaacatACCAACACTCTCATTCTTACAAGtttcaaatattcaataatATCCCTTTTTAGTGTCACTTCCCCCTTAAAAATCCTACTCAAAAAGATGATATAACTGGCATCTCTGCCCATcccattaaaaacaaaaaaaacaaccaaaaatTGTTTAGGgcttgttttaatttttcagGGCTCTATTCAAGTTTCCCAGGACACTTTTGGACATTTTAAGGGCAAATTAGGGGGTGTCCCATGTAATTTTATTCCTCGGTTGTGAACACTGATTAGCTGTCCATGAAACTGTGCTTGATTTTCCCCCCAATTGTGCTCAAAGACAAGTCTTGTGGAAGAGGCCCCATGTAGGACAATCAAGAGAAAGAGGGCTTACCGCTGTCCACTTATCACAGTCTGTGATCTGGAAAACCTTGCCGTAGAACGTGACCTGGATGTCAAGATTGAGGTCCTTCCAGTGCCAGTGGTCGCCCTGGTCGTTCTTGGGCAACCTCATGCGTTTGATCAGCTTGCCCTGGGGCATGCCACTGTTCTCTATGTGGGGTTCGATGACCGAGATGCTGTCGTCTTCCAGGTAGTAGTAGATGATGACGGGACGGACGCGGTAGTATTCGCTGGGTGACTCATGGACGGTCTGCTTGTAGAATGCGTTGAATTTCAGTACCTAGAAAAGAAATAATCCATGTGAATAGTGACCTCTCAGTTctcactttcttttgaagagaaAAATGCTAACACAAAACAGTAAGATGAATTATTTTCTAAGAATTCTTCCCATCAAAAATACAATAGGAATATTTTGACttcaaagagagaaaaggattGCGGAACAGAGACAGAGATGAACAGATAAAGGGAGAAAGACATAAatgagtgaaagagagagaaatagagtaAATGTTTAAGTGTTCCCAGTAATCAAAATCGAGGGCAACTCAAGACCAATGTAAAAAGTGCAAGTacctcccttttttttttttaatcagctgAGATACATGTAAACTGGTGACATAATATGAATAAATCCAATTGTTTACTGTCCACTGAATGAActttgttcattgtttttactATGTTTTCTTAATATTCATCCAAATCCTTAACAGATTAATACCATGTAAATTATCCTAAAATATTGAGGTACATCAGCTGTATTTTTTAATAGTAACAAACTCATGGACATAGAACAACCTGATGACaattcgtcgcacgcaccacgaaccatcctttctgcgcacttcgatgcgcactgtatctattccacgaaccgtcctctctgttacattgcccactgtggcgtaaataattaacttcaagaaaatataaagatacgggatgaaactttggaacctgaactttttaacgaagacactggtaaataatttgccctccttgtaggtgcacttattgctggttaaaaaaaaaacttttctttaaatgcgttttctgcaaaactaactttcgcatcgaagtgcgcagagaggacggttcgtggtgcgtgcgacgaattGTCTTAAAAGTTGTAATGCCTGTAGGTATCAAACATTACATTCtgaaatttgaacaaatttgatAGTAGTTTCcattcaattttgtttgatcaaaagaaaaaagaattcaTCATATCATTTGATAAATGCAGGCTACATGTTCCAGTAACATGAGGACCCTCTTACAATAGCAATGAACAACAGAAATCATAGACCTGAGAAACAAAGGGATAACTATATAAAAATTCAACCTTGTTTAAAGGGGATGTTCATTCCAAcagaaaagatgatttgaatttatgcttgttgaggtggacttactgtacatgtaccgtTTAATAACTCCAACAGTTTGACTTTATGgaacttgtaaaaaaaacaataatcaaGGTTTATCATTATTGATACAGCAGTATACAGCCAAACTAACCTTTTTATCAAAAGCTACGTGTGCAGGGATGAAATCTTCTGGTGGTGCTTGCTTAGCTTGTCCATATGTCAGTGTTGGTCTTTTGTTATTCAGTTCATCTAATTCTGAAAGAGTGAGTTGATTGACTTCCAATGGTTCGCCTCCGATGCCGACCTCCGGCCTTGCGGGCAGGGCATATCCATTTTTGTAGCCGAGGGATTGGGATCTGTGAAACTTCCGTTGCTGAAGGGATTAATGATaagaatgattataatgatatggCCGtgccccgggggggccacttccattcacgagtggataccatgcgcgaccatggggtctcgaaaagcaccctaaacacgtaatttccatattctgaaaatgcaccccttaacaagtattggcgtgtgaaaccctacccttaacaagtattggaacaaaacgatactcttggcaaatattccctgaaatgaacccctaaacaagtacaggaatgttttattgttacgggtccttcggtcgtcggctttaccttatttggtttagtacgacccaaccttctacacctcgcgcaaataggactctaaacacgtagtgttggggcaaaaaggacacctttataaaacattttaattttgttttattatccccgcaaatttgaccctaaacacgtaattttcctagcgaaatagataccctttttcattatttttgtgtttttgacacccttatcacgttacgtacgtaacgtgccctattgtgaaaaggacatcctttttacgtgtttttttggtcgcgcatggtatccactcgtcaatgtaagtggccccccgagGGCCGTGCACTGCCACTAGACTCGAATCACCATAGTAATCCGCATTAAGATTTATTACAGGCATTTTAATGGAAAGACAAGCAATCAATTGACATTCGTAGCAGGCCCCATGGCAAGATGGTTGGGCCGAATGGAATAAATAACACTAACTCAATCATTATCAGCCAAACATCCCAGCAGGGCTGCTCGTGCCTGGCCCTTGTTGTATATAAATTGTCAGGCATCAGACGTTATGCAGTGGTTTGACTAGCTTTGAGGActctgtgatatttttttttattatgattaaaTGTAGATCCACACACAATTATGAATTAGAGCTAGAACCTCTAGAATCTAGGCATAACAgttacaaattttttttggtacaAATAAAATCCTTAGAGGCCTATTaagtatggtcagttccccatGTCTGcacggtctcccaagtctgcgcacccgaatatctgcgcgattctagtaaaagaagatacgcaacgagcacgaacttttTACATAACAATACATAGATAggttttcataaaaaatcagactcaaaatggtggaaaaataatgaattcagggtatttcatgtgacagcctcaaaatgcagcctttgtcagcaaaatccctgaatcgtgtgcaaagtgaatgagtgcgcagacatggggtacaatttttttttcaatctgaaaatgaatgcCCGAggtttttcccaaaaaaatcatacatttctttcaaatttttatgagatatttggcacactaacttGTAATGATGTAGGGGACCTAAGGAacttatcaactgaaagattttgtgaaatgagaataaattcatgttaaataATAACGGAAATTGTTAGGtgtgcagacttggggcccaccatcatactatCCCAAACAAAagccttgttcattgaatgagtggtgaCTGGGCCAAcaccagagatgccaagttaaaaaaaatgttatgcgtgagattttcatgactcgacgtctctgtgcgcgtgcggccagtacttacactcgtacgttgcgaaaagTCGCGCGCTcatgagatatgggcttcaaaaccatgcgatgcacgcacgcaattcatcgtatcacgtactagctgtgcgctgactgcactctcgattcgtctcgcgtgccgggctagacgcgaaggtggtcggccagtcgtataatctggtGAATAAtgctattttttctcttttttttctgtcgggtcccgatgcgtgagaaaaatgggtgccatgcgtgagatcgtgagacggaccctgaatgcgtgagtctcacgcacaatgcgtgagacttggtagctctgcaacacacacacaaacaagtCACGAAAACAAGAAGGCCAGGTTCTTTAAATTTTAGTGTCAGAATGCAGAATCTAGGCCTACTTGTTACTTTTAtgaagaataaaacaaattagcataaatgtAGATCTAACGTTAGTGTTCATGACTGCATTCAATCATCATATTCATGCATCAGTGACAGTGTTTTCAGACATTCCCGACTCTGTCTGACAAATGAAAGAGACACTGGTGACAATCTGACATTGACAATATTGTCTTGACTCGGTCCAACTCCAACTTTTTTTGTCATCAAATCCACATCTCTATTTTCGAGCTTCAAATGTTCAGCAAATTTGCACTTACCGTTGGGTCTGTAAAGGTATTTCCCGGTAGAAAAGGAAGAGCCATATTGATATTGTTTCACACTTTATCTCCAGTTGTTGCCTGTGTATATTATCAATCACGAAAAACACGAACCACACACGCGTAGCCTAGCCGGATAGTATTTTGATCAGGGAAGTCCTATAGGAGTATTGAACACAGTCATTTACACGCGTTGCTAACATCGGGGTCGAGCTTGGCAGCTGGGTTGCTATGTAAACAGGTATGGACGAATGTACAAGAACAAACTATAGATGGCGCTAAAGCAAAATTTTAGCGGTGGTCGGGTCCAAACATAGAGATGTAttaagtatatatctctatgggtccaaacttctttttttatccACCTCTGGTTCGGGTCATGAGGGTTCATTGAACGTTGAATACTCTAAAAAAACACCGGGAAAAAACAACCCTAACGATATAAGATGGGGAgcgaaaaaaggaagaaaaaattgatGTCAATTTTAGATCATTATTTCAAGTTTCAGGTGTCCAAATCGGTAGATCGAAGCCAAcaaattacactgtaaaaaatgaagtgctaatttagcacttacagtgcagcagcttgtatagtgactgcactatacGAGTTTTTACGAGAGctgattttctcttttaaatttgaactagaaaatcagcactcgtagtatttgttttaaaaatatttttttagtaaaaaaaaaattatcatcataCTTCTCTCATATTTTGAGAGAAAAGCTAAGCCGGCGTTGGCGGTGTTCAAGGAAATTCTGTAAAAAAGGGTTATTGATTTTTGCTGATATTTTCTACCAAAATTGTTTGCAAATTTATGACCGGATTGTGAGAAGACTGTCGGAAAAGTCTAAATGACAATTCATCTGGACAAATCTTCTAATTTATGTCAATTTAACTTCTTGGACTTATTGcaatgggtgtcgatcacggggggggggggcattggggATATATCCTCTCAATATTTCTGGTAGGGGTGGTCTATGTTTTCACCGTCACCCAAATCTACCGTCgagcatcattattattttatgatgAATCCTATTATGACaagtatgataataatgataaagagaAAGAACATGACGATCATCATCACGGGTGATTGCAGTATATACACCATGATGACCCGCTCATTTTTCCTAAATGTCCCTATgtttaatgaatgaatacattCCACATATTAAGTCTGTCACTCTAAACAAGttgttttaactttttattgtttaaactttttaacaacttgtttaaaacttAAAACAACAGTTGTTTGAGTGATAAACAACATGCTTAAAATTTTCAACAGCATTGATTTTACAGTGTCCTttcaaaaattgttaaaaataaatggctggagaaagaaagaaaatatctaGGATGAAATAGAGTAACTTGTTCAAGTTTATGTTAtacatgatgataaaaaaatcctcTCAGCCGGTGCATAGAGTGTCGACGGTTATTTTACCACCCTTTTCAATATCACTACAAGACTTTTTATTCTTGATCCAGATTTATGATATAAAGTAAATGGAGAATACACACAAATGTTGTACTTTTTAATATCATGGAaaaaaattcttacaaaataagattttagaagatttttttgtgtgttgacAAAGGTCTCAAAATTGTACTCGCTCGATTCGCTCGCTTACAGCTTGATATAAAGTTTGCCGTTAACGCCACTGACCCCAAGCGCCAATCTTGTATACACCGCGCCACCGGGTTCCCCAGGTCCCCCGAAATGAATAAAGGCATTCATAGAAATGAAACATTAATGTAACTTGTCAATGACAATCATGACATGCAACTGATCTGTATACCACATAAGTCATTTTGCATGGCATCAAACTTCAATAATGCAATGTGCTGGAATAAAAACTTGATCTCATaggaaatttgttttaattcGACGAGTTCTCCCAACAGCACCTCTGCTCCATTTTGTGATGTGAAGACTAAtagtaatgattaaaaaaatatgacagtCAGAACAGACGCTAATCTGAATAATACCATTACATCAACAGGGCTTCGACGATTAACCTTTGGAAACAGATGAATAGATCACCGACCTTTTGATTGATTTATGTTGATGTATATACAGGGGAAATGAAGTATGATATTGTGACTTGGTCATGTAATTAATTTTACTTTCTCCTGAATGGATTTTGTTAACGAGCAGAATTACTGCTTAGTGCTGATAGCAGGATGATCGCATCTTtcatctggggggggggggggggtggtgatgcaaaaatgaatgaacgaTATACCCTGATGTTTCATTATAGTCGTCGGCAAATAAAGTTGTCTGATCTAACGTTTTTCCTTGAATGTGATAGGCTGCGAAGCACATATCTGATCACTGTCGGATATTTACgttaattgtcggataaaacatccgacaagttaTTTCAGGCAACGCTTTCCGTTGGAGCCTATATTACGGTTTCGTCAACGGACAATTTGGGTTCGAATCAGAGTCGATGCTACCGCTCGCTTCCAATAATAATCAAACATGAAGTTCTAACATAATTGTCCAAAATTAATATTGCCTTTCTTTTAATCAAATGCTGAATGCTTACCAGAGGCTTGTAAGACATAGCAACAAATAATTTGGGCAACTGTTAGATGTTGTAGTCTTTTATCGAAAGTGTCGCCTGGTTCTCCAGGGAAGAAACAAGAAACAGTCAAGGAATTCGAACATCCATCGAGACAGAAGCAACTTATTGTTAACCGCATCATACAACATCGATCAAGTTATTGTTATCACAGATGGCCTTAATGAACATCTCCGCTTTTAAATCAAGTCCATGAATTAATGACTGTCAATAATATTTTAACCTAATCACGCCCCCGACCATGCCCCACGTTAATAGGTcttaaatgtatcattattatcatgaccATCATGGCGAAGATGTCGCTATATACACATACTGTACC carries:
- the LOC121420784 gene encoding EF-hand domain-containing protein 1-like produces the protein MALPFLPGNTFTDPTQRKFHRSQSLGYKNGYALPARPEVGIGGEPLEVNQLTLSELDELNNKRPTLTYGQAKQAPPEDFIPAHVAFDKKVLKFNAFYKQTVHESPSEYYRVRPVIIYYYLEDDSISVIEPHIENSGMPQGKLIKRMRLPKNDQGDHWHWKDLNLDIQVTFYGKVFQITDCDKWTAEYMAMEGIELNPPAPTPSDPHTESRKEKSAIEAFTTPSTFDKLKQFLELDRKVLRFFCVWDDRSSMFGEQRPYIIQYYLVDDTVEVREVHEPNDGRDPFPLFLKKQRVPKDRDNVDSSFRAVVMELSNHEIKNWYSPPDFGIGKTVYIYNRPFLIYDADAFTKQYMEQLGVSQSGPVQVSMEARKLAKMDLPPYNGFGSYEDSLQSCLSLVPQPPKKDFIKMLENDHKILRFEAVMDSVRPEDKGRRFIISYRLADDMIKIFEPPVRNSGIISGTFLERTRVTKPGSTPENPLFYGPQDLTIGSCLEVFSHRFIITDADDYVLHYLEAHKQDFPGCDKTIHSIQATRSMGLPSKPATLASQKGAPMTVKRSPNDLKQLLAEVKSQLRKDNYINFTSLTEAFLQYDRDRSGNIDVNELKAACHKQNLPLDDDVMQALIEECGDEHGRISHAEFMKFLTWD